The genomic segment CCAAGGCATTCTATATTCAGCAGTTCCATATTTTTTGCTGTTCCATTGTTGTGTGATGAGTCATGATGAGTGAAGTAGCGATGGTGAAATTGCTAGGCATTTTGCCCGATAGGTTGCAGTGACTCAAGCTAAATAGATTCAAGATATGCCACAGTGTCGATACCTTGCTTGATATCCGTAAACACCAGTTTGGCACTGCAGCAATGATCATTAAGGGTCGCATGTGTGCGTACGTATTGAATAAAGGTCACTAAATCTATGGGGTGCTGGCTTGCTCTAAGTTGTGGTAATTCCGCTGTTGGGTGATTAGCCTGATGTTGTTGAGGGTGAGCTTGCGCCTCGATAACAATATCGAATGTAGAGCCCTCGCTATCTAATAACCTATCGTTACTACTTATGAGGTGCAGTTGTAAACAACAATACTCTAGCCAGTCAGTCTGATTAGCGAGGTAAATGAGCTCTTCACTTGTTTGCTGTTTTATAATTGCTGGCCAACAAATCGATAGCATCGAATTCTTCTCTAATGGTCAATAAATTCAGTCAACTTGTTAACTGTTTCCTAAGTACGATTTTTAGTAAAAAAGCGATTAGGTTTCTCACGTTGAGTGTTTTAAAAGTTGCTGTTTGATAGCAACAATTATCATGCTAATTGCAGCATTAGCTGATCGCAATCGGCCAAGTTAGAAATTAATGGCTACCATAATCGAAACTGATTTCATTATGGAGGTTTTTAACATGACAAGGGCCATGTTCACGCTGGGTGCGATTTTGCGCTGGGCCAATATGAATCTCTACATTGGCAAAGATGTGTTTCTCTGCTTGCACAAAATATTTACTGTAATAGCCATCCACTTCTTGCTGAAGTTGCTTACATTCTGCTTCAGCTTTCGCACGGCGATTGGCGATTTCTTTTTTCTCATCAAGCATCATTTTCACTTGCTCAATCATTCCCGCATCTGTTTGCCACTCCGTTTTAGGAGGCAGCTTTCTTAAGCGAGACTCGATATCTAATCCTGCGACAACAAGCTGCTTAGCTTGGTCATCACTGGCTTTAGCCTCAGCTTTGAGCTCAGTTTGATCCATGGCGCAATAAAGCTCAGTCTTAGTGCCAGCCGTTGCGCCAAAGGCTACAGCCTTAATGCCTTTTTTAGCGGTCGCTCGCCCGCCGACAAGATCGCCTCTTCTGGCATTAGGATCGCTAACGGTAATGACATTGTCTGAAACTGAATGGCTATGAAGCAGTTGTTTAGTGACTAAGATGTCACTTTTGGCGGTTAAATTGGAATATTGCACAAATTGAGCACAGATTTGGCCACGGGCAGTAATATGGGTACTTAACTCATGCTCTTTAATTTGTCGGCCAATGACTCCTTTACTGACAATTACATCGCCTTGGGCTTCAAGGCTAGCTGAGTCTACAAACCCCATAACAGTAATGTCACCAGTGCTTTTTACTTTCATCCCCTCGTGGACATCGCCTGTGATTAAGACACTACCTTCAAAATCAACATGGCCGTATTTTACGTCAACATCTTTAATTTGCAGCACATCATCTACTTGCATACCTTTTGGTGTTTCAACAGGTTGACCAGATACTGTTGCGACAAGTTGGTTGGTATCGCTACTTAATAATTCAGTGCCATTACCAGGCTTCATTTGCAGATCTTTGCCCTCAATCTGCATGATAGGTTCCCCGTGTACGTTATAGCCTGGAGTACCGGTAGTCGCAGGCGTTTTTATCATTAAAACGTCGCCTGGCTTCACCATAATCATTGCGCCCAGATTTCGCATGTCGACAGAGCCATCTTCACGTTCTTGAGGTTGTAATAACCGTTCACGAGCAAGGGGGACTTGTCTTGTTAATGTTGCATTAATGCCATTTACTGCCAATTTGCCAATGGCGATTTGGCTACTGCAACTTTCACCCGGCGGTAAAATCGCTAATTGCTGGATCAGAGATTGAATTTTAGGTTTGCTTAATCCCATTTTGACTTTATGGGATTTTAGGGTGTTAAGGATCATTGGCAGTGAAGGGTCTTTTTCACCCCATGCTGATTCTAATGTCATAGAGGCCGACATTTTATCTTCGCTGATTTCTATGGTCACACTGCCATCAGCTCGTTCACCAATGATAAAAAATAACTCATGCTTACCATTGTCATGAGTGCTGAGGGCATTAACTTCAGCGACACAATTATGAATATTGTGGGTT from the Shewanella japonica genome contains:
- a CDS encoding DUF4144 family protein, producing MLSICWPAIIKQQTSEELIYLANQTDWLEYCCLQLHLISSNDRLLDSEGSTFDIVIEAQAHPQQHQANHPTAELPQLRASQHPIDLVTFIQYVRTHATLNDHCCSAKLVFTDIKQGIDTVAYLESI
- a CDS encoding DUF342 domain-containing protein, producing MLDWSMAVFNETQTQVEFRVTPNIHGPISEDDVKQLLTQAEFAMLKPLTHNIHNCVAEVNALSTHDNGKHELFFIIGERADGSVTIEISEDKMSASMTLESAWGEKDPSLPMILNTLKSHKVKMGLSKPKIQSLIQQLAILPPGESCSSQIAIGKLAVNGINATLTRQVPLARERLLQPQEREDGSVDMRNLGAMIMVKPGDVLMIKTPATTGTPGYNVHGEPIMQIEGKDLQMKPGNGTELLSSDTNQLVATVSGQPVETPKGMQVDDVLQIKDVDVKYGHVDFEGSVLITGDVHEGMKVKSTGDITVMGFVDSASLEAQGDVIVSKGVIGRQIKEHELSTHITARGQICAQFVQYSNLTAKSDILVTKQLLHSHSVSDNVITVSDPNARRGDLVGGRATAKKGIKAVAFGATAGTKTELYCAMDQTELKAEAKASDDQAKQLVVAGLDIESRLRKLPPKTEWQTDAGMIEQVKMMLDEKKEIANRRAKAEAECKQLQQEVDGYYSKYFVQAEKHIFANVEIHIGPAQNRTQREHGPCHVKNLHNEISFDYGSH